In Aliidongia dinghuensis, the genomic window CGCCCTTCGTATAGGCCCAGAGATCGAGGTCGCGTGAGACGAACTCCGAGCCTTGGTCGACCCGGATCGTCTTCGGATAGCCGACCCTGGCGCAGGCCTTCTCGAGCGTCCCGACCACATCGCCCGCCCGGTAGCTGAACCGTGGATCGATGACGGGCGAAAACCGGGAAAAGGTGTCGACCACCGTCAGCACCCGGATCTTGCGGCCGGTCGCGAGCTGATCATGGACAAAATCCATCGCCCAGACATCGTTCGGCCGTGTCGCCGCCATGCGGTCCTCGCGCAGCTTGGCCTTGACCCGGCGCTTCGGCGTCTTGTTGCGCAGCTGCAGACCTAATTCATTGTAGATTCTGTGCGTTCTCTTGTGATTGACCGTCCAGCCTTCCCGGCGCAGCAGCACCTGGACGCGCCGATAGCCGTACCGGATCCGCGTTTCGCAGATCTCCCTGATCCGAGCCGCCAAAGGGGTCTGGTCGGGCCGACGCGATTTGTAGTGATAAGTGGAGGTGTCGACCTCCAGAACGGCGCAGGCGCGCCGGATCGACACCTGCCACTCGCCACGGACCGCATCGACGAGCTCGCGTTTGCGACCAGGCCTCAGAGCTTGCGGCGGATCACGTCCTGCAGCATCTCGCGGTCGAGCGAGAGATCGGCCACCAGCTTGCGCAGCTTGGCGTTCTCGTCCTCCAGCTGCTTCATACGGCGCATCTCCTGCGGGGTCATGCCGTCGTATTTCTTTTTCCAATTGAAGTAGGTCGCCGGGTTGATCCCGGCGCGGCGACAGATCTCCGCCACCGGCGCACCGTCCGCGCCCTGCTTCAGGATGAACGCCTTCTGGGCGTCCGAGAACTTGGATGCCTTCATCGTCTTCCGCTCCGCCCAGCCCCGGGGAAATCGGCACGGAAAACTCTAACCTCAAACGATCCAGTTTCCCGGGTTCACATCACTGATCATACCGACCGCCTACGAGACGCCGGTCGATAATTTCGGCCAGCTGGCCCAGAAGGATTCGCTCGACGCCTTCTCCAACGCCATGGTCGATATCGAGAACCTGCTGCCGCTGCAGCAGGTGACCGGCTTCGTCCCAGGCGGACAGCAGATTCTGCAGCCGCTCGAGACGCTGTATTTCTGCATTCCGCCCAACGACCAGCTCCTGGCCTATTGGGACACGGTGGCGAGCCGGCTCTACAATATCCGTCATTGCCTGAACCTGGCCGGCCAGAGCGCACCGCTGGCCCTGTTCGCGCCGCCGATCGACCCGGGCCTGCTGGTGCGCGCCGCCTCGGCCGGCCTCGATATCGGCAGCATCCTCGCGGATATGAACAGCCCGCTGCCGAATTATCGTTTCGCGGTCATGGTCCAGAAGACGCTCGATCTGTGCAACGACGTGAAGGCGCTGGGCGGCAGTCTGCTGCAGGCGATGGAGAAGAAGGACGCCGAGGATCTGGCGCTGCTCCGCTCCTCGAACGGCATCGCGCTCGCCAAGGCCGTGCTGCTGGTCAAGCAACAGCAAGTCGAGGACGCGACCCATACGCTGGAAGGGCTGCAGCAGCAGCAGGCCATGGTGCAGGCCAAGATCGACTACTATCAGGGCCTCATCAACAACGGCCTGAACAGCTGGGAAACCGCGTCGCTGTTACTGACCAAGACCGCCATCAACGGCGACAACAGCGCGGTGCAGATCGAATATCTCGGCAATGTGCTGGGCCTGATTCCGGATTTCGATATCGGCGCCGAAGGCTTCGGCGGCAGCCCGGCCGCCACCGTCAAGTTCGGCGGCACGCAGCTCGGCGGCGCCACCCG contains:
- a CDS encoding IS3 family transposase (programmed frameshift); this encodes MKASKFSDAQKAFILKQGADGAPVAEICRRAGINPATYFNWKKKYDGMTPQEMRRMKQLEDENAKLRKLVADLSLDREMLQDVIRRKPLRPGRKRELVDAVRGEWQVSIRRACAVLEVDTSTYHYKSRRPDQTPLAARIREICETRIRYGYRRVQVLLRREGWTVNHKRTHRIYNELGLQLRNKTPKRRVKAKLREDRMAATRPNDVWAMDFVHDQLATGRKIRVLTVVDTFSRFSPVIDPRFSYRAGDVVGTLEKACARVGYPKTIRVDQGSEFVSRDLDLWAYTKGVTLDFSRPGKPTDNAFIEAFNGRFRIECLNAHWFLTLADAAEKMEAWLRYYNEDRPHGAIGYKSPITLQNPGSAASPLP